A window of Metopolophium dirhodum isolate CAU chromosome 6, ASM1992520v1, whole genome shotgun sequence genomic DNA:
actaaatgtttatattagcattttctatacaccataacattttgagctgtttacggacattttcagtttccattttttttagtttttttttctacaaatatcaataaatttttatttgttggttaaaaaaaacttgaaaatttaatagaaggctcctaggttattgttttaaaggctgatgaaaaaaattaaaaatccttaatcacagtttttatttataagcatttaaagttcaaattttgacaaaatacggaaaaatcacgaaaattagcaaattattttgagttgagaatacataaaaaattttctttttaaatctattttaaaatgtaatacaagattatccataagtttgtctacctttaccaaaaaaaaaatgtctacaagaaactcaaattaaatttttatgagcgtttgaaattcatatttttacaacacttAATATTCACTCGTTTTCTCATGTAACggttatcttattttattgtaattaataaacgaatgactgtaaatacttgaaaatttcactgaatgtttatatttgcattttttatacaccatacaattttgaaaataatttgatctttttgagctgtttacggacattgtcagttatcaatttttttagttttattttctataattgtcaataaaattttatttcttgggccaaaaagtgtgtatgtttaatacaaggctcctataatatattgttacaatagcagtttaaaaatattaaaaatacattggcacagttttttttttataagcatttaattcaaattttgtcaacatttatcaaatttaaaatttaagaattattttgtagccaaaagattataaaatgttcaacttttatacctatgaattttaaatttaaaacaaggttccacttaataggttatatataatatactttattcacaataatatcaccaaatatagaataggtacttagtaatatcgctcagaatcatttttcttatacaatgatattatatcattgaattcaaaattaacacaatccattacagtgacacacttgtaatctactgtacatcAAAGCAACAACCACTTGCCCACCattctgaaaatgtctgtacaaacattttattaactaatacTGGCCATGCTTCAAACTAaatcagaaatttaaaaatcactttttcaattttctgatAACTGCTATTATATTCCGATGTTAACCATTACAAAAATTGTCATATCAACAGTCttcaattaaatcaaaaatcttCATCAGCGCCGTTTATtctcaaccaaaaaaaaaaaatcaactataataacaaatttagaaGTTCAACACggaatcaacaaaataatataagtaccagCATCTTTATTATTGGAGCTGAATCAAAAAGGTTTTTTTCTATtagatacttattatttataatcaatttatactgACCAATTATATGAACAGTTGAACAAATGTTAATcaaaatttatcacatttaaaatttaataataattttgtagctaaaaatgtataaaatgttcaacttttatagctaaggattgaaaatttataacaagattccacgtaaataggttatatataaattactttattcaccttaatatcatcaaatatacttggtaatattatatactgactgttttcgctcagaatcgtttttctcatataatgatattatatcattgaattccaatttaacaccatccactacagtgacccacttgtaaccttctgtacagcagagcgacatccacttttttttttaaatttattaatttttttttagtttttaacagTTAAAAACTGTTGATTaacaattaaaactattgtCAGCATCTTGTGAGTATAAGGAACTTACAGACTCTAGAAAGTAGAAATCCTCAAACAATCAGAAACTGTTAAAAACAAGTGAACAACAAATCCATAATGACAAGAAGATTCCAATTTTTGAGAAAGTAATTTCCGCATTCGACAAGTACAgtctaggaaaaaaaaaattgtgttggaGAGATTAAATTTTCTCAAATACAAACGTCAACACGGACAGTCAACACTGGAGAACTTCATCACACAGTTAAAACTATTGACAACTTCTACAACACTTAACATTACTTAAAAACTTAGGCCAGTCCCAGTAAAGTTGTACCGTCTAGCGGCGGGCAGCGTCTACGGTTAAGCTCCGATTACGCTTAATCAgctgataacagatatttaaccggGCAAATTCGGCCGATTAAACTCCGGTTAACTTTAATCGGAGATGGTACAACTGGCCCTtagaaagaaatttaaaatgattccGCACTatacgttttgtctatgttgcgtgtGGGCCGGAGAGAGACAACATAATTGTCATAATATAGTGcggtgacatcctcttaaaaatcataattatttgaatatttaaaatccatGTATGAAATTTTtgtgtgataactgataataaaaTCTGTGATAGCTGATCTTGATAACAGAGTCGGTCATCTTACAGACGTTCTAGCACAGAACAAACAGAAGGGAATCCTTAGGCTTATCGAAATATCGTCCGACATTTCTAGATTTTAAACGTGCTGCCACGTACCGAGAAATTctcttttttaagttttctgtgGTTTGTGGCTACACTGTTAATCTGCAATTCCACtcataacaacaacaacaacaacacatgGCTAGCACGTCTGTCGATTTTCGTACTCCATCACGGTTacgtttcgattttttttgcGCTCCTAAGTCCAAACGTTTTTTGTATTTGCTGTTATTTGTTTtggtattgtataggtacattatttatcaaaataatgtctttaattgttaaaatgttcTGTGGTTCTAGACGCTTGTCTATTATCTCCTACCGTCGTCGGTGCGCgccttataaaatttaatttctcatTAAATTCCTTACAATATTTGAGTTTtgtacttactatattatacttttgtacTTTTGTGGGCTACCGTCAACCATCAACACCGTTCGCCGTCGCCGTCTCCAGGTGCCAAATTTCCAAGTTCCAACCTACACTCTAGTAGAGTGACTCTACGGTGCCCCACAGCCATTTCCGCGACCGACACAGGTTCATAACAATCAGTATTTTCTTTCTTATAAATACAGGGTGAATTTTTAACCATGCTCGCCCAACTTTCCCCCTTTAATAGTTCATTAAGTCAAATTTTACTTAGCTATGTCGACGTTTGTTATCATTGATACAGATTATTTGATGGATGCATTGTTTTGAAAAACGGACATTATTTGAGTTTATACTTACTACTTTTGTGCGTCCTACCATCTCGTGTTCACTGTCAACGAGGTTTGCCGTCTCCGAATTCTTACCTACACCGTACAGTGCCACCTACTACTGCCATATCCTACACAGGTGCGAAAcaatcagtatttatttttctttcttaaaaatacagggtgatttttaagcatgctcaaACCCATTTCATTCTGTAATAGTtgatttagttaaattttaaacctaaaGAACacctaaaaattatcaattaattaaatattatatattaataattattaatcttcTGTAAATTGTTTAGAAgatgattttattgaaaatgttgatgtatctaaatcaaattcCAATgaagtaggtagttaataagctattaaaatgtttatattatggaaaataatccttaaaaatggttttataaaaacaaaaactatatcttatattagattttagtatttattatacttagatcattttaataaataaataattattaattacattgataaatcaatagtaggtaattatacGAGAGCGCAGTTTTGTATGAATTTGCATATATATTCTGACTGATCGTGTGATATGCTAAGTGAAAACATATTAGTTTCAtgatataacaattttaactatgGAACTATAATAgtgcatattttgcatttatcgACATTTctccattctttttttttaagattttaattgcttatttcattttttagaaCATATTTCAGTGTTAtcaggtaatattttttttcaaatttttgatacataagatacataaaaattatcaataaaaaatatttattatattcttccCCCATTTTGGTAGGCAGTACTAATTTTTGCCTCATATTTACCAATTGATTTATTTCAATAGTAGTATGATCAGTGATCACGGCAACCAAAATCAGcttgtttttaattctttattaattttaagtacctTACGTCCATAATATACAGTCCACTTAACCAAAGATCCAAACAGTAgggcttaaaatttaaatacaatattttgatttaacttgttttgtttttcaaaattacctggtttttttctgatttcaatttacaatattgtgcctattgattttacatataattttaggatttttatatttgtatattattcacaCATAACTGTTTATTCTTTTCTGTTTGTAATTATGGTTTAACAGTGGTGTTATCTGGGGGGTGGGGAGGGGGAAACTGGGGCATTTGCCCCAGTCTAGTATTTACATCAACCTTAAGTCGGCACATTTATTAACCCCCTCCACCCTTAACCACTATGGCACTATGCTATgagaatcaaaataaaaaaaatgttgagtaaGAAAAGCAGTGAAAAGTTGCCCtagtctaataaaaattatttttagtttttttaaatttttactatttaaattttgattttcacCTGTGAGCCAACCATACATGCAGGATCGTAATTGCATGCCCCGTAGAAGTGCCATTGCAGGGGGCTGTGAAACGATCCAAATAAAGAAAATCATTTACCAgtgaacaacaatattattggaTGGCCGGTTTTTGTTGAATTTTGAACTAAAacctttttttaagtttaatatcattttgaatattattactaaaattatgattttgataTTGCTTTCGAGTTCATAGAGGATTATTAAcgatatttataattgattttgaaatgtcCTTTCTTAGATTCAAGGCATTCATACCTTGACTTAATATACAATTCACAATGGAAAATACAAATCTAATACCAGAATCAAGAAAATGCAAACCAgtcaaattgtttaaaaaatcatcTTTCATTGATAAATATGAAGGTTTGCAATCCTTACGCAAGTAAGTGGTAAGTGATTTTATCtcctagataaatattaataataattttttgtttttagtggtGAGATTCTTTGTGATATTAAACTGGAAACGgatgataacaaaataataactgcaCATTTCGTGGTTTTATCAGCGGCTAGTCCATATTTCCATGCTATGTTCACAAATTTTGCAGAAAGGAATCATGATCTTGTGGAAATGAGACACATAGATTATTCCGCTTTACTGCTCTTAGTAAACTTCATTTACACAGGACAAATCGTGGTTACTGAAGAAAAAGTCCAGGTGATTATAGATTAAGTTTGATTCTACCATAGACAGCTAAAttctttaaattgtttgttatttatttcttaagGATTTATTACCGGCTGCAGATCTCTTGCAGTTCCAAGGAGTAAAAGAGGCTTGTTGTGATTTCTTACAGTCACAGCTCTGTCCTACAAATTGTATCAGCATTAACAATATTGCTGATATACATAGCTGTACGAAATTGTTAACAAGTTCAGAAATATATATTCATCAACACTTTTCGtacgaaatttaatttattattttgattctaaaagtattataagtattagcattcatattttttttttgtataaatgttttcATATATTGCATTATAGCAGGCGTGCCCAACCTTTTTCAACTTGCGGGCCacattcaaaatttatatttatactgcgGGCCGTATATGCttcacaggttttttttttttgttcatttcgATAAAATATAGACTAGTCATAGGTATATCTATTGTACAGTCATTTGAAAGATTTATATAAAGATATCACAGATAAAAACAcagatttaatacatttttataagactCTTACTGatgattttccaaaaataaaagaattatcAATGcgtttatttacattatttggtTCTACTTATATTTGCGAACAAACGTTTTCACACATGAATACGTAAAATGTTCAGAAAGATCTTGTTTGACTGATGAACACTGACACTTCTTATTAAGAATTGGCGTTACACATTTCACTCCGAATATTGAAagattggttaaaaaaaaacaaaccctAACCCTAACCcacactaatttttttttattaatattctaaaatctatatacttaaattatttaattatttgtttatttgtaggtaGCATCTATTACactaatttatttctattaatattcaaaatccaATGCATTTGGACATAAGTGGACACTTATGGTATTAttgaagtttattataatttgtgcaCACAATGCACAAATGAAATGTGTTCggcaataataaatacaactagCAGTGTtactaatagttaaataaattacttcgaTAGAAATAATgccacaaattatataaaacagttttatataatctgttataatatcataattaatatacttggtaatactGGTGAATTTAAGTGCCTATGTTTCACTACTGACATGCACAGCAGAAGGGAATCCACTTGCCCatcttttttcatttaattacaaatttatacgCTTATAATTAATCATTCAGATTTTGGaaatgcttattattattatttcattcaacttCTTGACATTTTTTGTACAAATTGACAATTGTTTTGTAATGATGCTCATTTCCGTTCTTCAAAGGAAATTCTTCCTCCTTGGCTACTTATTAGTTAGTTTGTGAGtaatttagtggataatttcaaaaacaaaaataacattggTGGGtacattgataatttaaaattcaaatgagtTGTTTTTctgtagttaaaatgtttatacgaaagataaaatatttatacaaacatttaaaatatatgttatattgttgaatctagtattttttatactgcgacatttttacaaattgtaattgtagtattatcaataattaggtagatgcaaacattttaaaatcaacattCTTCCAAACCTATTATTGTGGACACGATCACTGTACACAAAAGTAAAGTACTCTAAAACTACTTGTTTGTGGATTTTTAATGACAGCATATAATTCAGAAGAAAATGATTATTTGTATGCGGATTATTATGTTGGTATTTTAGTATTCCTGACGAAAAGCAATGCTTTTATAATGAGTATTCTAgtgacaaaattaataattacaccaccgacattatttataaaaaaaaatggttaaccAATACATGCCTTATAAGTAcacataaataacaatataattttactatatggGTGtgtagaattaataattatatagaaaactACATTGTGCTATTTTGTCGTATGAATTCTAACGCAGAATGCtttttactaataactaataagtacctaataaccaTGGTTAGGTTCCCGGTTGGCCTGACCTATTGGGACTTGCCATTGGCCTAACggatgcattatattatttttttaaacaattagtatatttatttatataatataatatatacaatatacatgctaaaacttatacctattataatacatgtaccAATAACGATAATCTTATAATAACATGATAAACGTAGGTACATGAACATTTTGGATAGTAAAATAACGATATAGTACcagtatatgatattttataaaatttgacacATTAACGaagtaatgtataaaataactagttaaagtatatattacttacattatACCAACaacttttagttattttataaattacctagttATTTCATAAGCTAACTGATTCAACACTTTAACTGTAacatatacatgacattttctctggttgtttatattcgcatttcctatacacgataacattttcaaaatattttgaattgttttgaactgtttagggacttTAGCAATttgcaattttattaatttttttttgtataaatttcaataaaactttatttgttagataaaaaattatataagaaattattttgacgGACATattctgtttaaaattatttagtttatttttctataaatcttaataaaattgtattcgttggatCAAAAAGCATGACAGGTTAATAAAAGGCTCCagatatatatttacaattaatagttgaaaaatgttaagaatacaatataaaggcacaatttttttttataagtatttatatttcgatttttgaaaacattatcaaatttaaaatttaaaaatgattttgtagttaaaagcttattaaatgttcaacttttgcaGCTATGAATTAAACATTTAAGCCAAGGTTctacgtaagtaggttattctgtaaacaaaaaatttaaaaacgcagtttttttttatagttattttctgatcaaatttggacgaaaatacatattaaataactaagaataacgattttagttatttgttgtaaatttataatattaattcaacttatcggctaccgtattaataataactaataagtaataatacagtataaatatattataaaaatatccacactgacaaaccgtcaccgatcagaataatttttcgtatacaatgatattatatcgttgaattaAATACTgtggcccacttgtaacctactgtacagcagagcgacatgaTTGATAAaaagttcaacttttatagccaaggatcggaaatttaaaacaaaggcCCGCGAAAGTAGTTTATAAGGTAAGTAtgcaaaaatctaaaaaacatATGTATAAACACTGTTATTATTGTACGTTTACATGGTAAAATCTGTAcgaaattatagtatatttaaacaaagaataacagagagaacaacaaaaaaaataaaacgcaaCCGTGTGAcagagtaaaatataataaataacagtgaaataaaatcaaatggtccataccaaatacgagacccgaactctgtctcatgaccgagcttagccactactacaaccacccactccaaaggacacaatcatatatatatagaagcccaggacaagagctcttGAGACGGTTAGGAGGGACATTCAGGgtcaggtcgtaacaccactcacagtttaaattctatcttaaagagtcgtaacaccactcttttacaccatattattatgttataacattgtaattttgtaccAAACGTTAATAGACATTCATCATGcctagtacatcacgtatttcatttctgcgttgatgtatatatcgacgtcggttgggacgtaacaaTCTTATGGagagaacaacaaaaaaaaaaaacgcaaccGTGTGAcagagtaaaatataataaataaataacattgaaataaaatcaaatggtccataccaaatacgagacccgaactctgtctcatgaccgagcttagccaccactacaaccacccactccaaagtacacaatcatatatatatagaagcccaggacaagagctcttgaggcggttagggacattcagggtcaggtcgtaacaccactcacagtttaaattctatcttaaagagtcgtaacaccactcttttacaccatattattatgttataacattgtaattttgtaccAAACGTTAATAGACATTCATCATGcctagtacatcacgtatttcatttctgcgttgatgtatatatcgacgtcggttgTGACGTAACAATCTTATGGagagaacaacaaaaaaaaaaaaacgcaaccGTGTGAcagagtaaaatataatataataaataacagtgaaataaaatcaaatgGTCCATACCGATATGCAGCGATACGAAACGTTCGGCGTAactttttattctgtaaaaccGGGTACACACTGTTTGTTTATGATGACGTGGTGTTTGTTGTCTATcaatattttcttcaatattgttttatcaaaaagaaaaaaaaacacattggcCGGTTTAATTTATCGTGTCGTACCTACAAACGGTTGTTCCATGCTACAAACTGTCGTTCAATTTAAAGGTAAGTATTTGTCTGtcgtattacattatattattaatcagaagaaaataatacatattctgAGCGATGATAATTGCTCGTATAAAACTTTGCGTTTAGGCattttcattgaatatttaacGCGAAATGGTTAACGTTTGGCAGTGCGCGACGGGGCACAACGAGACACATTTTTCTAGTCTTATACTCTTTATTAATAGCCGTTCATAATGGCCGGTTAAAACTAACCTGCAGAATTCCATCGGTAATACTAAAGAAATTCTGTCGGTTAGTGTTAtcagacattgtaagaacggcccttaatGTATCACATCTAATGTGttgaatagtattaaaatagggaatagttatataattacgGTAAAAGCAGCTTATTAGGAACacagataaatagataattgaTACAACCGCGTTATTTAAACACATTGTCCCGGGACAGACCGGCCGTATATTAGAACATAGTAAATAAATCGATAAGCAACGTAATTTAATCTTATCATTGGTGtcgttatgtttatttatactgTACTCTGTTGTAAGTGCACTACATATATAAGAATGATCTTGGCTGcacatatatttcatatattctgtgtaCATATCGTTCGTATTTCAGATTTATGTTAAGGTGAATAGTGTTtagtttttctaaaaatctaaaaatgtctaAACGCCATGATTTGAGTTCGATTTATTTAAGTCATATAATAAGAAAAGTATTCCATTAGATGCTgctaaatttgaaaatgtaataaaattaatgacaatttaactaacaaatatggcagttttaaacaatattttgaaattattaaaagtacatgAGATATGACTTAGAATGACATGAGAAATTAGTGTCTTAATGTATCACCCTCTTCACTACACATTCTAGAACAAACTATATCGCTTAATTTTTAAGGCATTCAAAGTCTCAACACTATCCTGGATGTAACAATATCAAATAGGCTATTCAAACTAATTTTAACACAATTACTGATCTTAAGTTAACTACTTTAAAGGTAAGAACATATTACTAGGTATGTACCCACCTATATAGgattcaacaatattttactaaaaatatatattgtagtaacgttgtacaaaaattatttcattatattttagcaCGATTCCATTTCATCCAGCAAACTTTACtctcgatattatttttttctgattataatttaaaataatgtattgattttattttttttcatagagaATTGTTAacgatatttatcaataataataattgattttgaaatgtctCTTTTTACTTTAAAGGCATTCATACCTTGACTTAATTCACAAtgcaaaacacaaataaattgcCGCCAAATTCCAAAAAACGTAAGACATTATTGTATAGAAAATCACCCTTTGtagttattaatacaaatatgtcAGCCTTACACATGTAAGTAGTAAGTGATTTAATCtcctagataaatattaataaaaaatttttgtagTGGTGACAATAATTGTGATGTTAAACTGAAAACGGacgataacaaaataatatctgcACATAGAATGGTTTTATTAGCAGACAATCCGTATTTCCGTGCTATGTTCACTAATTTTGCGGAAAAGAATCAAGATCTTGTGGAAATGAGACATATAGATTATACCGCTTTACTGCTCTTAGTAAACTTTATATATACATGGAAAGTCTTGATCACTGAAGAAAACGTCCGGGTAATAATAGATAaagtttgatataattatagaaaactaaattatttaaatcgtttgttatttatttctttagGATTTATTACCTGCGGCAGATCTCTTGCTGTTTCACGGAGTAAAAGAGGCTTGTTGTGATTTCTTACAGTCACAGCTCTGTTCTACAAATTGTATCGGAATTAATAGTATAGCAGATTTACACAGCTGTACAAAATTGATGACAAGTtcagaaatatatattaatcaacACTTTTCgtacgaaataaaaattattattatgattctataaggacattttatttattattgttatattttgattcTTAGAGAAGTTTTTGGTGGTGACGAATTCCTATTGTTATCATCGGAACAAGTAATTAAGTTGATATCCAGTGATAGACTTCCAGTATCATCTGATGAAAAAGTAGGCAATCTAAAATTGATTAttcttatgttttattattgacgAAGGAAAAATTCAGTAAccatttaatatgtaatattaagtattctaattaatttatagtatatttattgttttaggtATTTGAAAGTGTTATTAGTTGGGTAAAATATGATTTGAGTTCAAGAAATAGCATTTTACCCCAATTAATGGAACACGTACGATTACCATTAACATCgaagaattttatattaaaatatgtagctGAGGAACCTCTTATTAagaattgtttaaaatgtaagttttcTCTTTAAATATGCTTTCACtgtgaattaatttatattttagatatatatttatttataatttttaaggttgTCATTATGTATTGGAGGCTATAAATACACTCAAATCAGAAGAGCTTATTCCACAAAGCAACCGGAATAAACCCAGATATGGAGAAAAAGTATGAttctgtataatttatttttatttccaatgcatttaataattcaattataacaGGTTATATTAATTGTTGGTGGAATTATGTCTGGAATGAATGAGAGTTTAGAATGGTTCGATACACGAACGAACCTATGGCATCCAGGACCAGAATTGAGAACACAGCATGGAAGACATAGTCTAGTCGTAATTAACGATAATTTTGTATATGATGTGGGTGGCTATGCCCATGGTTTATCACCTTATCAGAGTGTTCTTGTCCTAGATTTATCTGCAGAAACACTTTGTTGGCAACCATGTGACGATATGTTGGTTGAAAGAAAATTGTTAGGCGTAGgtgtcattaataataatatctatgccGTAAGTAATGTTGAATCaaaatttattagtttaataattatttctgttAAAAAGCatgtaccaataaattatacatttaatttaaggtAGGCGGATTCAATGATAGAGATGGTAATTGCAGAAGTGCTGaagtttttaactacaatactCAAAGGTGGCATATGATATCAAATATGTCTACTACAAGATCTTTATTTTCGGTTGGAGTTCTGGATGATCTTTTATAtgtggtatattttttttatgattttaattttgtattatatttgttataataataattgtaattggtATGATAAAATTCTTCTGCTAAAGAATCGCGTTACATTTTcccgaaataaaatattttgataaattttaaatttatattgatattgatgaataagctaataaaaatatttatttatatgccaCTTCATTTCAATGATAGTTACTTCAGGAACTGATTCATTTTCATTGATCGTCAAACCTACCTGTATGTATATTGGaagtataaaaactattttatttttgttacagaTTTATACTTAATGTAAccgaaaaagtattataattctcttgtttaaacgtttattttcaacattaaatataatgtaattattgtagtTTCATTAAATATTCCTTCAAACTTGATCaagattgatttttaatttctaaa
This region includes:
- the LOC132946783 gene encoding kelch-like protein 2 — translated: MENTNLIPESRKCKPVKLFKKSSFIDKYEGLQSLRNGEILCDIKLETDDNKIITAHFVVLSAASPYFHAMFTNFAERNHDLVEMRHIDYSALLLLVNFIYTGQIVVTEEKVQDLLPAADLLQFQGVKEACCDFLQSQLCPTNCISINNIADIHSCTKLLTSSEIYIHQHFSYEI
- the LOC132946781 gene encoding kelch-like protein 3 translates to MQNTNKLPPNSKKRKTLLYRKSPFVVINTNMSALHIGDNNCDVKLKTDDNKIISAHRMVLLADNPYFRAMFTNFAEKNQDLVEMRHIDYTALLLLVNFIYTWKVLITEENVRDLLPAADLLLFHGVKEACCDFLQSQLCSTNCIGINSIADLHSCTKLMTSSEIYINQHFSEVFGGDEFLLLSSEQVIKLISSDRLPVSSDEKVFESVISWVKYDLSSRNSILPQLMEHVRLPLTSKNFILKYVAEEPLIKNCLKCCHYVLEAINTLKSEELIPQSNRNKPRYGEKVILIVGGIMSGMNESLEWFDTRTNLWHPGPELRTQHGRHSLVVINDNFVYDVGGYAHGLSPYQSVLVLDLSAETLCWQPCDDMLVERKLLGVGVINNNIYAVGGFNDRDGNCRSAEVFNYNTQRWHMISNMSTTRSLFSVGVLDDLLYVVGGYDQSRQTVNTVECYNPTIDTWSPVANMYARRSGAAVGVLNGELYVVGGDNGSFNLSSVEKYSPITRVWTSVAELLLPRVNAEVVALDGLLYVVGGMYKYNHLFSVECYNPNTNRWTMVTAKWNMNRLSPGVVTINRSRHFTSC